The proteins below come from a single Metarhizium brunneum chromosome 1, complete sequence genomic window:
- the glaA gene encoding Glucoamylase → MYKKLVSVLAVAGLWLDGAVARSRISCRDDLNAFITKQNHISLDGVLANIGSDGSRAQGAAAGAVVASPSKSDPDYWYTWSRDSALTFKVLIELFIGGNKSLQPKIEQYMTAQAHLQGVSNPSGGPDTGGLGEPKFHVNLTAFTGPWGRPQRDGPPLRATALTIYANWLIANGGQAEAANTVWPIIAKDLAYTVQYWNRTGFDLWEEINGSSFFTLSASFRALVEGATLAKALGKQCPDCETNAPRILCFLQSFWASGYIDSNINVNDGRTGKDVNSIISSIHTFDPAAACTDATFQPCSSRALANHKAVVDSFRTIYAVNKGRTPGRAAAVGRYSEDVYYNGNPWYLATMAAAEQMYAAVYQWRKIGSITVDATSLPFFIDLMPNIAAGTYAKDSDTFTSIIKAVTAYGDDFINVVKQYTPADGSLAEQFDRETGSPKSAVHLTWSYASFVGAVERRSGVVPPSWGEPNANTVPKICEAPPSCDSTMTFNVKVTTVPGENIYVVGSITELKNWSPADAIPLDASQYTPSNPLWSAKVTMPAGTNFEYKYIKKTSEGSVVWESDPNRSATSSTGCRSTGTLNDEWR, encoded by the exons ATGTACAAGAAGCTCGTCAGCGTGCTGGCGGTGGCTGGCCTGTGGCTGGATGGAGCCGTAGCTCGCAGCCGCATTTCTTGCCGAGACGACCTAAATGCCTTCATCACCAAACAGAACCACATTTCCCTTGATGGAGTTCTGGCCAATATTGGCTCTGATGGGTCACGGGCCCAGGGTGCCGCGGCTGGCGCTGTCGTGGCCAGCCCAAGCAAGTCGGATCCAGACT ACTGGTATACTTGGAGCCGGGACTCTGCTTTGACCTTCAAGGTCTTGATCGAGCTCTTTATTGGCGGGAACAAGTCTCTGCAGCCCAAGATTGAGCAGTACATGACCGCCCAGGCACATCTACAAGGGGTGAGCAATCCTTCCGGCGGACCAGACACAGGCGGCTTGGGAGAGCCCAAGTTCCACGTCAATCTCACAGCCTTTACTGGTCCCTGGGGTAGGCCACAGCGCGATGGTCCTCCTTTGCGAGCCACTGCTCTCACCATTTATGCCAACTGGCTCATTGCCAACGGGGGCCAGGCTGAGGCTGCAAACACCGTCTGGCCAATTATTGCCAAAGACCTGGCATACACGGTTCAGTATTGGAACCGAACCGGCTTCGATTTGTGGGAGGAAATCAACGGCTCCTCCTTCTTTACTCTTTCCGCCTCATTTCGTGCTCTGGTCGAGGGCGCTACCCTCGCCAAGGCACTCGGCAAGCAGTGCCCAGATTGCGAAACCAACGCGCCTAGAATACTCTGCTTCCTTCAAAGCTTCTGGGCCAGTGGCTATATCGACTCCAACATCAACGTCAACGATGGTCGAACCGGCAAGGACGtcaactccatcatctcGTCCATTCACACTTTTGATCCTGCAGCTGCCTGCACGGATGCCACCTTCCAGCCCTGTTCATCCAGGGCCCTGGCCAACCACAAGGCAGTTGTCGATTCCTTTCGTACGATTTATGCCGTGAACAAGGGCCGAACGCCTGGCAGGGCAGCTGCTGTAGGCCGCTACTCAGAAGACGTATACTACAACGGTAACCCTTGGTACTTGGCCACAATGGCAGCCGCCGAGCAGATGTACGCTGCGGTCTACCAGTGGCGGAAAATTGGTTCCATTACCGTGGACGCCACGTCTCTCCCTTTCTTCATTGACCTGATGCCAAATATTGCTGCAGGCACCTATGCTAAGGACTCTGACACCTTTACTTCCATTATCAAGGCAGTGACGGCTTATGGAGATGACTTTATCAATGTTGTGAAGCAATACACTCCCGCCGACGGCTCCCTGGCCGAACAGTTTGACCGAGAAACGGGGAGCCCCAAGTCTGCTGTTCACTTGACTTGGTCGTACGCATCATTCGTCGGAGCTGTCGAACGCAGATCTGGCGTTGTTCCACCCTCGTGGGGAGAGCCCAACGCCAATACCGTTCCCAAGATTTGCGAGGCTCCTCCTAGCTGTGACTCCACCATGACCTTCAACGTCAAGGTTACCACGGTCCCCGGAGAGAACATCTATGTCGTTGGCTCCATTACCGAGTTGAAAAACTGGTCACCGGCCGATGCCATTCCCTTGGATGCGTCACAATACACCCCCAGCAACCCGCTTTGGAGCGCAAAGGTCACGATGCCTGCCGGAACAAACTTTGAGTACAAGTATATCAAGAAGACGAGTGAGGGAAGTGTTGTATGGGAGAGTGACCCCAATCGTAGCGCGACATCCTCTACCGGATGCCGTAGCACGGGGACGCTCAATGATGAGTGGAGATGA